The stretch of DNA TTCTACCAGCATTTTTGCGTCAGCCTGTGCGGATGCCAGGATGCTGTCTTTGAGTTTAGTACCTTCAATTTCAGCGTTTGCTACAGCTGTACTCACAGTGGTTTGTATCTCCTGGATTTTCTTTGCGTACTCGCGGTTGAGCTCATCATTTTTTTGGTGTAACGCAGCGGCGTCATCAATAGTTTTTTTGATACGCTCTTCGCGGTCACGCATCATCTGCGTGATCGGCCCCCAGGCTAATTTCCAGAGGATACCCATGCCGATAAGGAATGTTACAATATGTGTTAGTAACAATAAGCCATTAATTTCTATCATAAATTTAATTACATGAACAATTTTGCGAACGGGTTCGCGAATAATAATATGATAGCGATAAATAAACAGTAAAGTACCAGGGATTCAATAAAGGCTAACCCGATCATCATCGCAAGCTGAATCTGGTTTTGCGCTTCCGGCTGGCGTGCAATGCCTTCCACCGCGCGTGCAGTTGCCATACCCTGCCCGATACCGCATACCGCCGCTGCGATTGCTAAACCAAACGCTGCAGCGATAACTGTTGCCGCAAAGTATGGTACTACCGCCGGGTTGATTTTTGATACTGTTTCCGCTGCTGGTACTGCTTCACCTGCTGCCTGTGTTGCATAAGCAACTGCTGTTGATGCCAACATCCCGAGTACTGATAACACGACTGGCTTTTTCATACTGAATCCTTTCTCCATTAGACCTAAACCCAAAAATTACTTAGTGTTCCTCCGCCGCGGTTGCGCCGGCGATATATACTATCGTTAATACCAAAAAAATGAATGCTTGTATCACCCCAACCATTATACCCAGTAAAACTATTAACGGGCGTAATAGTAGCGGTACTATTGCCAATGCTTTTGTAAACAGCGTGGGGTCGTTCAGGAATATTGTCATCAGTAACGCAAGGAAGCCAAGTAATGCTTCTTTTGCGAAGATGTTGCAATACAAACGTATCGCCAGTGAAAACGGGCGTGCGATATGGCTTATAATTTCTATGACGAACATCAATGCATTGACCGGTACGAGATACCACGGTAATTTCGGGCCCATAAAGTGTTTGAGGTAACCCAGGATGCCGTGTTTACGGATACCTACGTAGTTGTAATAAATAAAAACAGTTAATGCTAAAGTTATGGTTACATGGAGGTCAGAAGTCGGAGACGTGAACCCCGGGATCAGGCCTATTAAATTACTGATTAGGATAAAAATAAATATACCGGCAAACAAAGGGTAATACTTCCGCGCTTCCTGTCCAAGAGTTGTGTTTGCCAGGTCGTATACAAAGTTTAGTATCAATTCTATAACATTTTGCAGGGTACCGGGGACGGGTTTAAATTTATACCGTGCTATAAGTGAAGTAACAAGAATTATCAGCCAAACAATCCAGGTCATCGCCAGTGTCAGAGGTATAGGGAGAAACTTATAATGTATGGGTTCGGGTACTATCGACATTTTCTTGTTTTACTCAATACTTTCTACAACATTTACAACAGGGCACCTGTGAACAATAAACTGAATAATTAGTTCATTATATACTAAAACCTCTTGCTTTGTCAAAATAAAGTGGTAGTTTTCTATGGTTTACACTCACTGTTTCTTTGTGGATTGCAAGTATAGAGTTATTATATAAACAATTACCGGTAAAGACAGTCCTATCCCCAGAATAAGCGGAGGAAGTTTTAGTGTTGCAAGTGATACAAATAATAGTAGTATTACAACCGGAAATCGCAGGAATAGGGTTAACATTAGGTGTAACACATAATTTTTGTTTTGTTTAGAAGCCATAGCGCTGAACTGTTGGGTTAATAAGTATATACTGAAACAACTTATTATAATACCCGCAACTAATGCTGCTCCTGAACGAAAATTTATCAAGAATGAGATAATCGTAAATCCTGTGGCAGCGGTTACTGCATTAATTATTAGTGTTTTTATAAGTATTGTTTTTAACATTATTTTGTTTCTTAACCATAAACTTAATTATTTGCCAGAACCCGGCGGCTATACCCAGGAAAAAGAAGAGTATCATCAGCCATGGCGGTGTATTAAACAATTTATCCAGCCAGTAACCTATCCCGAACCCAACTGCTATAGAAACCGCGAGGTTTGTCCCAAGGAGTGATG from Elusimicrobiota bacterium encodes:
- the atpF gene encoding F0F1 ATP synthase subunit B, yielding MIEINGLLLLTHIVTFLIGMGILWKLAWGPITQMMRDREERIKKTIDDAAALHQKNDELNREYAKKIQEIQTTVSTAVANAEIEGTKLKDSILASAQADAKMLVEKTRTQLQQERNQMIIEVREDAAKVSLMIAEKLLKQTVDPKIQQKFFADFLSKVGKNTENTN
- the atpE gene encoding ATP synthase F0 subunit C is translated as MKKPVVLSVLGMLASTAVAYATQAAGEAVPAAETVSKINPAVVPYFAATVIAAAFGLAIAAAVCGIGQGMATARAVEGIARQPEAQNQIQLAMMIGLAFIESLVLYCLFIAIILLFANPFAKLFM
- a CDS encoding AtpZ/AtpI family protein, translating into MEENNKKVVPKISLNRFQDKNLWQASLLGTNLAVSIAVGFGIGYWLDKLFNTPPWLMILFFFLGIAAGFWQIIKFMVKKQNNVKNNTYKNTNN
- the atpB gene encoding F0F1 ATP synthase subunit A; this encodes MSIVPEPIHYKFLPIPLTLAMTWIVWLIILVTSLIARYKFKPVPGTLQNVIELILNFVYDLANTTLGQEARKYYPLFAGIFIFILISNLIGLIPGFTSPTSDLHVTITLALTVFIYYNYVGIRKHGILGYLKHFMGPKLPWYLVPVNALMFVIEIISHIARPFSLAIRLYCNIFAKEALLGFLALLMTIFLNDPTLFTKALAIVPLLLRPLIVLLGIMVGVIQAFIFLVLTIVYIAGATAAEEH